In Blautia sp. SC05B48, a single genomic region encodes these proteins:
- a CDS encoding Rrf2 family transcriptional regulator, producing the protein MLKYKLQEEKEHLTSAQIAKSVKTNPAYIRQLMSALKNASLISNTQSQANACLTKPADEITMLDIYRAVEGEKPLLHLDIDTNPECGVY; encoded by the coding sequence ATGTTAAAATATAAATTACAAGAAGAAAAAGAGCATCTGACCAGTGCCCAGATTGCAAAAAGTGTAAAAACAAATCCTGCCTATATCCGGCAGCTGATGTCCGCGCTGAAAAATGCAAGCCTTATCTCCAATACCCAAAGCCAGGCAAACGCCTGTCTTACCAAACCTGCGGATGAAATTACTATGCTGGATATATACCGGGCAGTGGAGGGAGAAAAGCCTTTGCTTCATCTTGATATTGATACCAACCCAGAGTGTGGAGTATACTGA
- a CDS encoding NAD-dependent protein deacetylase, translating into MQPMKNIVFENAYQKNARTLLDKLNSAEAILVGAAAGMSASCGYNFFYQNDAIFQKYLGDFHKKYGFTGAFNGFYYHYPSPEAHWAFLVRMGYMEYECPTGQPYYDLMELLEGKNYHIMTTNQDFQFTRVVSEEKLSAIQGDFRYYQCSRRCHDQIYYNKDMVYAMNAAIDENLCIPAKMIPRCPKCGAQMEPWVRGYTFLEGAKYRDEYRKINEFLEKNKEKKILFLELGVGRMTPMFIQEPFWNLTYSLPKAFYITINPKDAILPEEIEQKGLAIKEDIALVLQEAVRVKKEGNKEHGEA; encoded by the coding sequence ATGCAGCCAATGAAAAATATTGTTTTTGAAAATGCATATCAAAAAAATGCCCGGACCTTATTAGATAAACTTAATTCTGCTGAAGCCATTCTGGTAGGAGCAGCAGCCGGCATGTCCGCTTCCTGTGGCTATAATTTTTTCTATCAGAATGATGCGATATTTCAGAAATATCTGGGGGATTTCCATAAAAAATATGGATTTACCGGAGCCTTTAACGGATTTTACTATCATTATCCTTCCCCGGAAGCTCACTGGGCATTTCTTGTACGTATGGGCTATATGGAATATGAGTGTCCTACAGGACAGCCTTACTACGATCTCATGGAACTCCTTGAGGGTAAAAACTATCATATTATGACCACCAATCAGGACTTCCAGTTTACCCGTGTGGTGTCCGAAGAAAAATTAAGCGCCATCCAGGGTGATTTCCGCTATTATCAGTGCAGCCGCCGATGTCATGACCAGATTTATTACAACAAGGATATGGTCTATGCCATGAATGCAGCTATTGACGAGAATCTGTGTATCCCCGCCAAAATGATCCCCCGCTGTCCAAAATGCGGAGCCCAGATGGAGCCCTGGGTACGGGGATATACATTCCTGGAAGGTGCCAAGTATAGAGACGAATACCGGAAGATCAACGAATTTCTGGAAAAGAATAAAGAGAAGAAGATCCTTTTTCTGGAGTTGGGCGTAGGACGAATGACCCCTATGTTTATCCAGGAACCTTTCTGGAATCTCACATACTCCCTGCCTAAGGCGTTTTACATTACCATTAATCCAAAGGACGCCATTCTTCCTGAAGAAATAGAACAGAAGGG
- a CDS encoding radical SAM mobile pair protein B translates to MEKIMEKDLLIRDVETKNIMTKSSLPVGGYSVNPYVGCTHGCKYCYASFMKRFTGHTESWGTFLDIKHWPAIKNPRKYKGQRVVIGSVTDGYLPQEKEIRNTRRILEQLKNSGAEILICTKSDLVLRDIDLLKEMGKVTVSWSINTLDEKFQADMDQAVSISRRLEAMKQVYEAGIRTVCFISPVFPGITDFEKIFERVKDQCDLVWLENLNLRGGFKQEILDYIQKYYPHLVTLYDEIYRKGDRSYFRALENQAAQMSQKYDCPFVDNELPYDRAEPGHPVIVDYFYHEEVRGSENTGRRKK, encoded by the coding sequence ATGGAAAAAATAATGGAAAAGGATCTTCTGATCCGGGATGTAGAAACAAAAAATATCATGACTAAATCCAGTCTTCCGGTAGGGGGATATTCTGTCAATCCTTATGTAGGATGTACCCACGGCTGCAAATACTGCTATGCCTCTTTTATGAAACGGTTCACCGGGCATACCGAATCGTGGGGGACATTTTTGGATATAAAACACTGGCCGGCAATTAAAAACCCGAGAAAATATAAAGGCCAACGGGTAGTGATTGGTTCCGTGACAGATGGGTATCTGCCCCAGGAAAAGGAGATAAGAAATACCCGCAGGATTTTAGAACAGTTAAAAAATAGCGGTGCAGAAATCCTTATCTGTACGAAATCGGATCTTGTACTCCGGGATATTGACTTGCTAAAAGAAATGGGAAAAGTCACTGTCTCATGGTCGATCAACACATTAGATGAAAAATTTCAGGCAGACATGGATCAAGCTGTCAGCATCAGCCGCAGACTTGAGGCAATGAAGCAGGTATACGAAGCCGGAATACGCACGGTTTGTTTCATTTCCCCAGTATTTCCGGGCATCACAGATTTTGAAAAGATTTTTGAACGTGTGAAAGATCAGTGTGACCTGGTATGGTTAGAAAATCTAAATCTCCGCGGTGGTTTCAAACAGGAGATCCTGGATTATATTCAGAAATATTATCCTCACCTTGTTACCCTGTATGATGAAATCTATCGCAAGGGAGATCGAAGTTATTTTCGGGCATTGGAAAACCAGGCAGCACAGATGTCCCAAAAATACGACTGTCCTTTTGTAGACAACGAACTGCCTTATGACCGCGCAGAGCCAGGCCATCCTGTAATCGTGGACTATTTCTATCATGAAGAAGTACGGGGATCGGAAAATACAGGGCGGCGCAAAAAATGA